CAAGATCTTCAATTAGATTTCCTATTGTATCCCTGTGGTGGCCTGTTATTCTTTCAATCGATCTGATACCATTTTTCTCAACAAGGTGTTTGCAGATGTTGATTATCTCAGATTTCGAAAGATGTTTGTGATAAAGCGGTGTATTCACGGTTTCAACAAACCAACGACAGCAGTGATTACAATAATATTGTTGATGCCCGGCTCGATTTTTCCCGCGCTTTAGAATATCTTTTCCAGACTCTACAAAAAAATATTTGCATTCTGGATTCTGACATGTAATATCGATTTTACTTCGAGGTCTAGCCATGTAATATCACAAAAATAATAATGAATATTATAGAATATAAATTATGCGGTCTATTCTAGGACACTACCGATTATCCTGATGCATGGGTGCAGTATTTCAACATGAGCGCAAAACGTGCGGATCTGGTATATGGAACCGATTATACCCTGTCATCAGGAGTGACGAATGTCACCTTTACCCTGACCGGAGGTCCGGGTGAAGAAATACAGTTGTATGTTCAAAAGAATTCGCTGGATGTACGGATCGATGTCATTTGATATCCTGTTAAGGAAAAATGAGATGTTCGGTTTACCTGAACATCCCTTCATCTGAATTTTTGAACATACTTGAATCGACTGTACTTTTCAAAGCTTTTTCCAGGTGCCTGTTCCCTACAGGACTATCTTCCAGGATTGCAGCATGCAGGGCGGATTTCAATATTTTCTCAACCAGGTCGCGACCCGAGAACCCTTCGGTTTTTTCAGCCAGCGCCTTTATATTCACATCGTCTTCGAGCTCTACAGGGAACGTGGCAATGTTAGAGTTTAATATCGCTTGCCTCTCCTTTATATCAGGCAGGACAAATTTTATCTCTTCTTCGAACCGGCTGCGAACAGCGGGGTCCAGGGATTCTATCCTGTTCGTGGCAGCAATCGTGCACACTCCTTCCCGTGCCTCAATACCATCCATCTCGGTCAATAGTGAATTGACTATCTCGACCACATCACCCCTGAGTTCCTGGAAACGCCTGTCCAGGGCAATTGCGTCCAGTTCATCAATGAAAATGATGCAGGGCTGAAGGTCTTCTGCCCGGTCATATAACTGGTGTAACTGTCTTGATCCGTCTCCTACGAACTCGCCTATCAACTGTGTGGCCTTGATGGGCAGGATAGGGACGTCTGTGGCATTGGCCAGGGCCTTTGCCAGCATGGTCTTACCGGTACCGGACGGGCCATGGAATAATATGTTCCGGGGTGCCCACTTGCCGAACAGTTCAGGGTCATCAAGGAATTTCATGATGAGCTTACATTTATGCTTTGCACTATCCTGTCCGATCACATCGTCGAACATGACATTATTGGATGGTTCGGGTACAACCTCATCGCTGTCTACATCTTCTAACAAGAATACTGTGGACCTGCCGATAACACTATTCTCAGGTATAACATTCAACACCTTGAATGCAAAATCAGGAAACATCCTGCGGTCGAAGAGATACTCACCGGACTGGACCAATAATCCGTTCCATTGTTCTCGCGCATAGAACTCGAAAACACTATTCTCAAAGACCTCCGGATACTCGTGGAGTGAACTTCTCAGTGGATAACCTGCCGGTTTTAACGATACGAAAAGAGCTCCACTTTCCGTACGTTCCTTTTGTGCTTTGACACTTGTCTTTTTACTAACACGTTGTACTGAACGCAATATTTTTTCCTCGGCCTTCACATTGTCGGATGTGGTATTAATATTATCGCCGGGCTATTTTATCAGTTGTTTCAGCATTATAAAAAATACGTATGCCAGTGCGATTATAATAACAATCTCGACGACATGTGAAGCCAGTTTCATTATGAACGGTGCAATGATGATGGCCAAAACTATTGAGAGCAGTATAAAAATTATATCGCGAATACCGGATTTCATTGAATGTAGTATTATTCCTTGCTGCATAAATATGTAATTACTAAACAAGAAAAAAAGAAAACGTGGGGCTGGTGAGATTTGAACTCACGATCGACGGGTCTCTCCG
The window above is part of the ANME-2 cluster archaeon genome. Proteins encoded here:
- a CDS encoding AAA family ATPase, translating into MRSVQRVSKKTSVKAQKERTESGALFVSLKPAGYPLRSSLHEYPEVFENSVFEFYAREQWNGLLVQSGEYLFDRRMFPDFAFKVLNVIPENSVIGRSTVFLLEDVDSDEVVPEPSNNVMFDDVIGQDSAKHKCKLIMKFLDDPELFGKWAPRNILFHGPSGTGKTMLAKALANATDVPILPIKATQLIGEFVGDGSRQLHQLYDRAEDLQPCIIFIDELDAIALDRRFQELRGDVVEIVNSLLTEMDGIEAREGVCTIAATNRIESLDPAVRSRFEEEIKFVLPDIKERQAILNSNIATFPVELEDDVNIKALAEKTEGFSGRDLVEKILKSALHAAILEDSPVGNRHLEKALKSTVDSSMFKNSDEGMFR